One genomic window of Eptesicus fuscus isolate TK198812 chromosome 6, DD_ASM_mEF_20220401, whole genome shotgun sequence includes the following:
- the ZFP2 gene encoding zinc finger protein ZFP2, translating to MEKEGLWHSSLRETWESDNWLEGQQKNQDRHLGQVAVTHKETLTERRVCRGNEFERCSNQGSVIDIQQSTPMGKRPCYQNSHGKDKQNSELIKIQRMFVGKKIYECNECRKAFSQSSSLLKHQRIHTGEKPYKCNVCGKHFTERSSLTVHQRIHTGEKPYKCNECGKTFSQSMNLTVHQRTHTGEKPYQCKECGKAFRKNSSLIQHERIHTGEKPYKCNECGKAFTQSMNLTVHQRIHTGEKPYECNECGKSFSQSMHLIVHQRSHTGEKPYECSECGKAFSKSSTLTLHQRNHTGEKPYKCNKCGKSFSQSTYLIEHQRLHSGVKPFECNQCGKAFSKNSSLTQHRRIHTGEKPYECIVCGKHFTGRSSLTVHRVIHTGEKPYECNECGKAFSQSAYLIEHQRIHTGEKPYECDQCGKAFIKNSSLVVHQRTHTGEKPYQCSECGKAFSRSTNLTRHQRTHT from the coding sequence ATGGAAAAGGAAGGTCTCTGGCATTCTTCTTTAAGGGAAACATGGGAATCTGATAATTGGTTAGAGGGGCAACAGAAAAACCAGGATAGACATCTGGGTCAAGTGGCAGTTACCCATAAGGAAACCCTCACTGAGAGGAGAGTATGTAGAGGTAATGAATTTGAAAGATGTTCCAATCAGGGTTCAGTCATTGATATACAACAAAGTACTCCTATGGGAAAAAGGCCCTGTTATCAGAATTCAcatggaaaagataaacaaaattctGAATTAATTAAGATTCAAAGAATGTTTGTAGGGAAGAAAATCTATGAATGTAATGAATGCAGGAAAGCCTTCAGCCAGAGCTCATCCCTTCTTAAGCACCAGAGGATTCATACTGGGGAGAAGCCCTATAAATGCAATGTATGTGGGAAGCACTTCACTGAACGTTCCTCTCTTACTGTACATCaaagaattcatactggagagaaaccctacaaatgtaatgaatgtggcaaAACCTTCAGTCAAAGCATGAACCTTACTGTTCATCAAAGAACTCATACTGGAGAAAAACCCTATCAGTGTAAAGAGTGTGGAAAAGCTTTTAGAAAGAATTCATCCCTTATTCAACATGAAAGGATTCATACTGGTGAGAAACCCTacaaatgtaatgaatgtgggaaagcaTTTACCCAAAGTATGAATCTCACAGTACATCAAAgaattcatacaggagaaaagccctatgaatgtaatgaatgtgggaagtctttcaGTCAAAGTATGCACCTTATTGTACACCAGAGAagtcatactggagagaaaccctatgagtgtagtgaatgtggaaaagccttcagtAAGAGCTCAACTCTTACCCTGCATCAACGAaatcacactggagaaaaaccctaCAAATGTAACAAATGTGGGAAATCCTTTAGCCAAAGTACATACCTTATAGAACATCAGAGACTTCATTCTGGAGTAAAACCTTTTGAATGTAATCAGTGTGGAAAAGCTTTCAGTAAGAATTCATCTCTTACTCAACATCGGAggattcatactggagagaagccttatgagTGTATCGTATGTGGGAAGCATTTTACTGGACGATCATCCCTTACTGTACATCGGGttattcacactggagagaaaccttatgagTGCAATGAATGTGGAAAGGCCTTTAGCCAGAGTGCATACCTTATTGAGCATCAAAGAATTCATACTggtgagaaaccctatgaatgtgaTCAGTGTGGTAAAGCCTTCATTAAGAATTCATCCCTTGTAGTGCATCAGAGAActcatacaggagagaaaccctatcagtgtagtgaatgtgggaaagccttcagtcgGAGTACAAACCTTACACGGCATCAGAGAACTCATACATGA